The following proteins come from a genomic window of Triticum aestivum cultivar Chinese Spring chromosome 6A, IWGSC CS RefSeq v2.1, whole genome shotgun sequence:
- the LOC123127465 gene encoding isocitrate dehydrogenase [NAD] catalytic subunit 5, mitochondrial yields the protein MALRRLLQGIVLPRTTGRHVGASFSTEAGETIRATLFPGDGIGPEIAESVKQVFNVAGVPIEWEEHYVGTEVDPRTESFLTWESLESVRRNKVGLKGPMATPIGKGHRSLNLTLRKELGLYANVRPCNSLPGYKTRYDDVNLVTIRENTEGEYSGLEHQVVRGVVESLKIITRQASLRVAEYAFHYAKANGRERVSAIHKANIMRKTDGLFLKCCREVAEKYPEITYEEVIIDNCCMTLVKNPGTFDVLVMPNLYGDIISDLCAGLIGGLGLTPSCNIGEGGICLAEAVHGSAPDISGKNLANPTALMLSAVMMLRHLQFNDQADRIHNAILQTIAEGKYRTADLGGKSSTSDYTKAVCDHI from the exons ATGGCACTCCGAAGGCTGCTTCAGGGGATTGTCCTACCGCGGACGACGGGCCGGCATGTTGGGGCATCGTTTTCCACGGAGGCTGGGGAGACTATCCGCGCAACCCTGTTTCCCGGTGATGGCATCGGGCCTGAGATCGCCGAGTCGGTCAAGCAG GTATTCAATGTTGCAGGTGTACCTATAGAATGGGAAGAACATTATGTTGGTACGGAAGTTGATCCCAGAACAGAGAGCTTTTTGACATGGGAGAGCCTGGAGTCGGTGCGTAGAAACAAAGTTGGCTTGAAAGGTCCTATGGCTACACCTATTGGAAAAGGCCACCGTTCTTTGAATCTTACATTAAGGAAAGAACTCGGACTCTACGCCAATGTCAGGCCTTGCAACAGCCTCCCAGGCTACAAGACTAGATATGATGATGTGAACCTTGTGACAATCCGTGAAAATACTGAAGGAGAGTATAGTGGCCTTGAGCATCAG GTTGTGAGGGGTGTTGTGGAAAGTTTGAAAATTATTACCCGCCAAGCAAGTTTGAGAGTGGCAGAGTATGCTTTCCATTATGCCAAAGCCAATGGCAGGGAGAGGGTCTCTGCGATACATAAAGCTAATATCATGAGGAAAACAGACGGACTTTTCCTCAAG TGTTGCCGTGAAGTAGCTGAGAAGTACCCTGAAATCACATATGAGGAAGTCATCATTGACAATTGCTGCATGACA CTCGTGAAGAATCCTGGTACATTTGATGTATTAGTGATGCCAAATCTGTATGGTGACATTATTAGTGATCTATGTGCTGGTTTGATCGGAGGCTTGGGCTTAACTCCCAG CTGCAACATTGGTGAAGGTGGCATTTGTCTGGCAGAGGCTGTTCATGGTTCTGCACCTGATATCTCTGGCAAG AACCTTGCAAACCCAACTGCTCTTATGTTGAGTGCTGTTATGATGTTGCGCCACTTGCAATTCAATGACCAAGCAGACCGGATCCACAATGCCATCCTCCAGACAATTGCCGAGGGGAAGTACAGAACCGCTGATCTTGGTGGGAAGTCATCAACATCAGACTACACAAAAGCAGTTTGCGATCATATCTGA